In Paraburkholderia bryophila, a single genomic region encodes these proteins:
- a CDS encoding Lrp/AsnC family transcriptional regulator → MGMDIIDRKLLELLQEDATMPIAELAQRVNLSQTPCWKRLQRLKEAGVIRAQVALCDARKLGVGTTVFVAVRTNQHTEEWAQTFTRAVQQIPEVVEVYRMSGETDYLLRVVVSDIDDYDRVYKLLIAAVPLYDVSSSFAMEQIKYSTALPVRYTA, encoded by the coding sequence ATGGGAATGGATATCATCGACCGGAAGCTGTTGGAGCTGCTGCAGGAGGATGCGACGATGCCGATCGCCGAGCTGGCGCAGCGCGTGAATCTGTCGCAAACGCCTTGCTGGAAGCGGCTGCAGCGCCTGAAGGAGGCCGGCGTGATTCGCGCGCAGGTGGCGCTATGCGATGCGCGCAAGCTCGGGGTGGGCACGACGGTGTTCGTCGCGGTGCGCACGAACCAGCATACGGAGGAGTGGGCGCAGACCTTCACGCGCGCGGTGCAGCAGATACCGGAGGTGGTGGAGGTTTATCGGATGAGCGGGGAGACCGATTATCTGCTGCGGGTCGTGGTGTCGGATATCGATGACTATGACCGGGTTTATAAGCTTCTTATTGCCGCCGTGCCGCTTTATGACGTGAGTTCCAGTTTTGCGATGGAGCAGATCAAGTATTCGACGGCGCTGCCGGTGAGGTATACGGCGTGA
- a CDS encoding cupin domain-containing protein, producing the protein MLTRTSPTPPAELAAATADAQYFEYTSSANPIGAKLISRVPFRSFQPSLYADGATRIVPLDLSADLGCLGPATGPGLSASFLRINAAEALTLAPNATSQVCYVISGTGSVAQGESRFPFAQGDFFTLPGGDTAVFTADATATLYYVNDAPLLTYLGTTGVQPRFAPTLYPAAQTQAELRKVSEEANAGLRNRISVLMGNVNFPQTRTVTHVLWAMFGIVPPHSVQKPHRHQSIALDFIAGGNPGVYTLVGTELDENGNIANPTRVDWEAGMAFVTPPGYWHAHFNETDESAYVIPIQDAGLQTWLRTLDIRFAR; encoded by the coding sequence ATGTTGACAAGAACGTCCCCGACGCCTCCCGCCGAACTCGCTGCCGCCACTGCGGACGCGCAATACTTCGAATACACGTCGTCCGCCAATCCGATCGGCGCGAAGCTCATTTCGCGCGTGCCTTTCCGCAGCTTCCAGCCTTCGCTCTACGCGGACGGCGCGACCCGCATCGTCCCACTCGATCTTTCCGCTGATTTGGGCTGCCTCGGTCCCGCGACGGGTCCTGGGTTGAGCGCCAGTTTCCTGCGCATCAACGCGGCAGAGGCATTGACGCTCGCGCCGAATGCGACCTCGCAGGTCTGCTACGTCATCAGCGGAACCGGCAGCGTGGCCCAGGGCGAGAGCCGCTTTCCGTTCGCGCAGGGCGATTTCTTCACGCTGCCTGGCGGCGACACTGCAGTGTTCACCGCCGACGCGACCGCCACGCTCTATTACGTGAACGACGCTCCGCTGCTCACCTATCTCGGTACAACGGGCGTCCAGCCGCGCTTTGCCCCAACGCTCTACCCCGCCGCCCAGACCCAGGCGGAATTGCGCAAGGTCTCGGAAGAAGCCAACGCGGGGCTCCGCAACCGCATCAGCGTGCTGATGGGCAACGTCAATTTCCCGCAGACGCGTACGGTCACGCATGTATTGTGGGCGATGTTCGGTATCGTGCCGCCCCACTCCGTGCAGAAGCCGCACCGCCACCAGTCCATCGCGCTCGACTTCATCGCCGGTGGCAATCCAGGCGTCTACACGCTGGTCGGCACGGAACTGGATGAGAACGGCAACATTGCCAATCCGACACGCGTCGATTGGGAAGCCGGGATGGCATTCGTTACGCCGCCGGGCTACTGGCACGCGCACTTCAATGAAACAGATGAAAGCGCCTATGTGATTCCGATCCAGGATGCCGGCTTGCAGACATGGCTACGCACGCTCGACATCCGCTTCGCGCGTTAA
- a CDS encoding DUF2778 domain-containing protein — protein MPAVCFFTLNSQHMSSLFCPGFGGVPAFSGTDRYINDPNATAVAEKGPLPMGTYYIVDRPSGGRLGSLEEGLRDVIAGTHRNEWFALYRSDGPIDDYTVINGVRRGNFRLHPVGYWGKSDGCITLPNPEIFNRLRVWLKQQKTGKIPGTQTNYYGKVIVR, from the coding sequence ATGCCCGCCGTTTGCTTCTTCACGCTTAACTCGCAGCACATGTCGAGTTTGTTTTGCCCAGGTTTCGGCGGAGTGCCAGCCTTCTCCGGTACTGATAGGTATATCAACGATCCCAACGCGACTGCTGTGGCCGAAAAAGGTCCGCTTCCTATGGGAACTTACTATATCGTTGATCGCCCAAGCGGTGGACGTCTTGGCAGTCTGGAGGAAGGGCTGCGCGACGTCATCGCTGGGACGCATCGAAATGAATGGTTCGCTCTTTACCGTAGCGATGGCCCGATTGACGACTACACTGTTATCAATGGCGTGCGTCGCGGAAATTTTCGTCTTCATCCGGTGGGGTACTGGGGGAAGAGCGATGGTTGTATAACGCTGCCGAATCCCGAAATTTTTAATCGGCTTCGCGTATGGCTCAAACAGCAAAAGACCGGCAAGATTCCCGGCACGCAAACGAACTACTACGGCAAGGTCATCGTTAGATGA
- the recC gene encoding exodeoxyribonuclease V subunit gamma, with product MLQLFYSNRYETLVGALLDDLAQAPSDPWTAQPVIVPSAAVRRRLELDIAARQGICANVNFGYLAQWLWAQIGGVIEVPKQSPFAPDRLVWRCYRLLGDADEALPWNASPRLRTYLDAADASMRYELARRVATVLEHYLTYRPEWLLQWQKGGSIFASGALDDTGPRLVGASDAAREDERWQAALWRAVLAELAGDAQTPAAALPPAYRFLEDIGTLDLEAISNARWPEAVSVFALPTMPPLHVALLRALSRWVDVRLYVMNPCREFWFDVVSAGRVEALDAAGQLDYQQVGHPLLAEWGRQTQAQLHMLHELTESAASGETGDFTENPEPSWLAAVQNGILDLRPETDADELPIERGIEVHVCHSLSRQLEVLHDRLLGWFDEFDDLQPSDVLVAVSDLAAAGPLIDAVFGTTPAGDARRIPYRITGLPPSQANPVARLLLDWLALPERSVGAPDLIEWLRVDAIAARYEIDATSLEAAQEWLAAAGARRGLTPVPPTGEHVPIARHTFADALTRLYLGYAMPEGGEPVDAWLPVEGAGGSSAELLGRLSRFVDDVESFAAQCAIERTPVEWTQLLLETLAQSFDGGVEFADSLAAVRDAIDKMGDAMQAGAQHVPLPAAVVRGALTEALDDPARGGVPWGSVTFSSLTSLRGLPYRIVCLLGMDDGVLPSLARADEFDLMAAFGKAGDRQRRDDERNLFLDLLLAARDQLFIAYTGRSIRDNAPLPPAALVDELLDHLAQVSAGEDASPAEVETARHAFIVDHPLQAFASDYFVPHNELFSYDADRAELATLLAAPQHAVAGPFFDQPLTPEDASEPVAFDEFVRFWRHPARALLRDRLGIVLSDAQGELLDTEPFDLDYAGRDALAERLLPVLLDVDIEDDVMFERVRRVAAASPELPGGATGAVWRARELGALRQLADSVRREVASGVERLPFVLDIPSRWPESADMAGALFGPHDAALREAAQTPLQLHGTLNLLTETGQVIFRYAKPTARDYLSAWLAHLVYCAARPDGPRRTVWHGSGESFELSPVAAPLDQLAPLAALFRAGRRLPLRFFPKSAWTKVSESDSAAQGVWINDRVRGESDDAALRIALRGTPLTLDEPFGSLASIVFKPLVQHLRSAS from the coding sequence ATGCTCCAGCTCTTCTATTCGAACCGCTATGAAACCCTTGTCGGCGCGCTGCTCGACGACCTGGCACAAGCGCCGTCCGACCCCTGGACCGCGCAGCCGGTGATCGTCCCCAGCGCGGCGGTCAGGCGCCGGCTCGAACTCGACATCGCCGCGCGGCAGGGCATCTGCGCGAATGTCAATTTTGGTTACCTCGCGCAGTGGCTGTGGGCGCAGATCGGCGGCGTGATCGAAGTGCCGAAGCAATCGCCGTTCGCGCCGGACCGCCTCGTGTGGCGCTGCTACCGGTTGCTGGGTGACGCGGACGAAGCGTTGCCATGGAACGCGTCGCCGCGACTGCGCACCTATCTCGACGCGGCGGATGCGTCGATGCGCTACGAACTGGCGCGCCGCGTCGCCACGGTACTCGAGCACTATCTGACCTATCGCCCCGAATGGTTGCTGCAGTGGCAGAAGGGCGGTTCGATCTTCGCCAGCGGCGCGTTGGACGACACCGGCCCGCGCCTCGTCGGCGCAAGCGATGCGGCGCGCGAGGACGAGCGCTGGCAGGCCGCGTTGTGGCGCGCGGTGCTCGCGGAATTGGCCGGCGACGCGCAGACGCCCGCCGCCGCCTTACCGCCCGCGTATCGTTTTCTGGAAGACATCGGCACGCTCGACCTCGAAGCCATTTCAAACGCGCGCTGGCCGGAAGCGGTGAGCGTGTTCGCGCTGCCGACCATGCCGCCGCTGCACGTCGCGTTGTTGCGGGCGCTGTCGCGTTGGGTCGACGTGCGTTTGTACGTGATGAACCCGTGCCGCGAGTTCTGGTTCGACGTGGTCAGCGCGGGCCGTGTCGAAGCGCTCGACGCGGCCGGGCAACTCGACTATCAGCAAGTCGGCCATCCGCTGCTCGCTGAATGGGGGCGTCAGACTCAGGCGCAGTTGCACATGCTGCACGAACTGACCGAAAGCGCTGCATCGGGCGAGACCGGCGACTTCACCGAGAACCCCGAACCGAGCTGGCTCGCCGCTGTGCAAAACGGCATTCTCGATCTGCGCCCGGAAACGGATGCCGACGAGCTGCCGATCGAGCGCGGCATCGAGGTCCATGTCTGTCATAGCTTGTCGCGCCAACTGGAAGTGCTGCACGACCGTCTGCTCGGCTGGTTCGACGAGTTCGACGATCTGCAGCCGTCCGATGTGCTGGTCGCCGTCTCCGACCTCGCGGCGGCCGGCCCGTTGATCGACGCGGTGTTCGGCACCACGCCCGCCGGCGACGCGCGCCGCATTCCGTATCGGATCACCGGTTTGCCGCCGTCGCAGGCCAATCCGGTCGCGCGTTTGCTGCTCGACTGGCTGGCCTTGCCCGAGCGCAGCGTCGGCGCGCCGGATCTGATCGAATGGCTGCGCGTCGACGCCATCGCCGCGCGCTACGAGATCGACGCCACATCGCTCGAAGCCGCGCAGGAATGGCTGGCGGCGGCCGGTGCGCGTCGTGGGCTCACGCCGGTCCCGCCGACCGGCGAGCACGTGCCGATCGCCCGACATACGTTCGCCGACGCGCTCACGCGTCTCTACCTCGGCTACGCCATGCCCGAAGGCGGCGAACCTGTGGACGCGTGGCTGCCGGTGGAAGGCGCGGGCGGTTCGAGTGCCGAACTGCTAGGCCGCCTGTCGCGTTTCGTCGACGACGTCGAGTCGTTCGCGGCGCAATGCGCGATCGAACGAACGCCTGTCGAATGGACGCAGTTGCTGCTCGAAACGCTCGCGCAGAGTTTCGACGGCGGCGTCGAGTTCGCCGATTCGCTGGCGGCCGTGCGCGACGCGATCGACAAGATGGGCGACGCGATGCAAGCCGGCGCGCAACACGTGCCGCTACCCGCCGCGGTGGTGCGCGGCGCGCTCACCGAAGCGCTCGACGACCCGGCGCGCGGTGGCGTGCCCTGGGGCAGCGTGACGTTTTCGTCGCTGACCAGCTTGCGCGGTTTGCCGTACCGGATCGTCTGCCTGCTCGGCATGGACGACGGCGTGCTGCCCAGTCTCGCGCGTGCCGACGAATTCGACCTGATGGCCGCGTTCGGCAAGGCGGGCGACCGCCAGCGCCGCGACGACGAACGCAATCTGTTCCTCGATCTGCTGCTGGCCGCGCGCGACCAGTTGTTCATCGCGTATACCGGCCGCAGCATTCGCGACAACGCGCCGTTGCCGCCGGCCGCGCTGGTCGACGAATTGCTCGACCATCTCGCGCAGGTGTCGGCGGGCGAGGACGCGAGTCCGGCGGAAGTCGAGACAGCGCGTCATGCGTTTATCGTCGACCACCCGTTGCAGGCGTTCGCGTCGGACTATTTCGTGCCGCACAACGAGCTGTTCAGTTACGACGCCGATCGCGCGGAACTGGCCACCCTGCTGGCCGCGCCGCAGCATGCGGTGGCGGGCCCGTTCTTCGATCAACCGTTGACGCCGGAAGACGCTTCGGAGCCGGTGGCTTTCGACGAATTCGTGCGCTTCTGGCGTCATCCGGCGCGGGCGCTGTTGCGTGACCGTCTGGGCATCGTGTTGTCGGACGCGCAAGGCGAGTTGCTCGACACCGAGCCGTTCGACCTGGACTACGCGGGGCGCGACGCGTTGGCGGAGCGTCTGCTGCCGGTGCTGCTCGACGTCGACATTGAAGACGACGTGATGTTCGAACGCGTGCGCCGCGTGGCCGCCGCGAGTCCCGAATTGCCGGGCGGCGCGACCGGCGCGGTCTGGCGCGCGCGTGAACTCGGCGCGCTGCGCCAGCTTGCGGACAGCGTGCGCCGCGAGGTCGCCTCAGGCGTCGAGCGTTTGCCGTTCGTGCTCGATATCCCGTCACGCTGGCCCGAGAGCGCGGACATGGCCGGCGCGCTATTCGGCCCTCACGACGCGGCGTTGCGCGAAGCGGCCCAAACGCCGCTGCAACTGCATGGCACCTTGAATTTGCTGACTGAAACAGGACAGGTGATTTTCCGCTACGCCAAGCCGACTGCCCGCGACTATCTGTCCGCGTGGCTCGCGCACCTGGTTTATTGCGCTGCGCGGCCGGATGGCCCGCGCCGCACCGTCTGGCATGGCAGCGGCGAGAGCTTCGAACTCTCGCCGGTTGCCGCGCCGCTCGATCAACTGGCGCCGCTCGCCGCGTTATTCAGGGCAGGGCGCAGACTGCCGCTGCGCTTCTTCCCGAAGAGCGCGTGGACCAAGGTCAGCGAAAGCGACTCCGCCGCCCAGGGTGTCTGGATCAACGACCGCGTGCGCGGCGAATCCGACGACGCCGCGTTGCGCATCGCGCTGCGCGGCACGCCGCTCACACTCGACGAACCGTTCGGCAGCCTTGCGTCGATCGTCTTTAAACCGCTGGTCCAGCATCTGCGGAGCGCGTCATGA
- a CDS encoding DUF2471 domain-containing protein encodes MINATDLDSDAGQINSVALERALRSASLDLQQIMATTAGRHIDSGRRRYSSSAQSPTWRTLQTIDELVFENRGFVARHNETVRSMFLRFGDSRLSGADLDEPVDWRLDDDDLPTVYLIVRAMVQAETADATTAE; translated from the coding sequence ATGATCAACGCCACTGACCTCGATTCGGATGCCGGTCAAATCAACTCTGTCGCCCTCGAACGTGCGCTTCGAAGCGCTTCGCTAGACCTCCAGCAGATCATGGCAACGACCGCCGGTCGTCACATCGACAGCGGCCGGCGCCGTTACTCAAGTAGCGCGCAATCGCCGACCTGGCGCACGCTGCAGACGATCGATGAACTGGTCTTCGAAAATCGCGGCTTCGTGGCCAGGCACAATGAGACAGTCCGTTCGATGTTTCTACGATTCGGCGACAGTCGCCTGTCGGGCGCGGATCTCGACGAGCCCGTCGACTGGCGGCTTGATGATGACGACCTGCCCACGGTTTATCTGATCGTGCGAGCCATGGTGCAGGCCGAGACGGCGGATGCGACGACTGCGGAGTAA
- a CDS encoding tetrahydrofolate dehydrogenase/cyclohydrolase catalytic domain-containing protein, producing MSILLDGKAVAALHERELSEHVAALKARNGGQTPILATILVGDDPSSATYVSMKGSACRRVGMDSIVIKLSASATTDDVLSAINRLNANQAVHGILLQHPVPAHVDERLCFDRISISKDVDGVTSHGFGLMALGEPAFGSATPAGIMRLLAHYKIDVSGKRAVVVGRSPILGKPMALMLSNANATVTLCHSKTSNLEAEIRRAQLIVGAVGKPNFIRSDWISDGAIVIDAGYHTGGIGDIHPDGLMGRCAAVTPVPGGVGPMTISTLIAQTLGAAERVWSTIQ from the coding sequence ATGAGCATACTTCTCGACGGTAAAGCAGTAGCGGCGTTGCACGAGCGGGAATTGTCCGAACACGTTGCGGCCCTCAAGGCAAGAAATGGCGGGCAGACACCCATACTGGCCACGATCCTTGTAGGAGACGATCCTTCGTCCGCGACCTACGTCAGCATGAAGGGCAGTGCATGCCGGAGAGTCGGTATGGACTCGATCGTGATTAAGTTGTCTGCGAGCGCAACGACGGACGACGTGCTTTCCGCGATAAACAGGCTCAATGCCAACCAGGCGGTGCATGGCATTCTGCTTCAGCACCCGGTGCCTGCACATGTGGACGAACGCCTCTGCTTCGACAGAATATCCATCTCCAAGGATGTTGATGGCGTCACCAGCCACGGCTTTGGCTTGATGGCGTTAGGCGAACCCGCATTCGGGTCGGCAACGCCCGCCGGAATCATGCGCTTGCTGGCTCATTACAAGATCGATGTATCTGGCAAGCGGGCCGTGGTCGTAGGGCGCAGTCCCATTCTCGGGAAACCGATGGCGCTTATGCTATCGAATGCGAACGCGACGGTCACGCTATGCCATTCGAAGACGTCAAATCTTGAGGCGGAAATTCGACGTGCCCAACTCATCGTCGGCGCGGTAGGTAAGCCGAACTTCATTCGTAGCGACTGGATTAGCGACGGAGCAATTGTTATCGATGCTGGTTACCATACCGGAGGCATAGGTGACATCCATCCCGATGGTCTGATGGGTCGATGCGCGGCGGTGACGCCGGTTCCGGGAGGGGTGGGGCCGATGACGATTTCAACGCTTATCGCCCAAACCCTCGGTGCCGCGGAACGTGTGTGGTCAACCATCCAATGA
- a CDS encoding FUSC family protein, producing MRYSVEIKKFLYSQYFYGGLRIAVGVSLPAVLCLIVFHDRDLGFTIATGALGACVVDMPGPLKYKHNEMLACTVIGFLSALATGLATVNPVALWCTVVPLTFVLSLIVVYGNRWPQISFATLFMMIMTLEEHFTPMQALVNASWILVGGLWYTYWSTFVSRWMMHRIEQQALAESVFACADYLLARAAFYDLDNDLDECYRNLVDKQIAAVDRQEAARDIVLRNLPKLKSGKLEPRRAMLFNLFINTVDLHELFVGAHTDYSLVRNTFGGSDLLVFYRDLIRKAAADLEEIGLAVLQNHPPRQRSNVKAELRAIEFEIELMRKHDLPRKNPEAYSAVSANFRRIWSATRLIDKMRKSLSSDPSTGETELRLDQALNRFVSSRRVPFGQIFSNLTMASPSFRHALRVTIAVAVGFWLGRLLPLTNAYWIVMTTVIILKPGYSLTKQRNGQRIVGTLIGCAVSIALMIFVKDPHILLVVMFASMVMSYSLLLFNYTASVVFTSSYVLLMFHLLAPGSMRIIGERAIDTVVGCAIAIAASHLFPYWEYRLMGKLVNTMIGATRQYLEASWWWSGKPAAAVVATVTEAGARAPAAAMADPAIESGQPVVAAKAAATALDRDYRYRLARKNVHVAFANLGQAFQRMMLEPKSAQKFVPELNGLLVRSHVLASQITAAAPLLRTSAQQHVEGVSLQPLQRALSVVRDNLTEAEAGTAPPADQSEQIKLLNRELDAMVVDTEKSTDVSADAVHDMKLLAHQCKQMLAAAALIRKDASVIRLPEE from the coding sequence ATGCGCTATTCGGTTGAAATAAAAAAATTCCTCTACAGCCAGTACTTTTATGGCGGCTTGCGCATCGCGGTCGGCGTGTCGTTACCGGCGGTACTGTGTCTGATCGTGTTCCACGATCGCGACCTCGGCTTCACGATCGCGACCGGCGCGCTCGGCGCGTGCGTGGTCGACATGCCGGGTCCGCTGAAGTACAAGCACAACGAAATGCTGGCGTGCACGGTGATCGGCTTTCTGTCGGCGCTCGCCACCGGGCTGGCCACGGTGAATCCTGTGGCGCTCTGGTGTACGGTCGTGCCGCTCACGTTCGTGCTGTCGCTGATCGTGGTGTACGGCAACCGCTGGCCGCAGATCAGCTTCGCCACGCTGTTCATGATGATCATGACGCTGGAGGAGCACTTCACGCCGATGCAGGCGCTCGTCAACGCGTCGTGGATTCTGGTGGGCGGGCTCTGGTACACCTACTGGTCGACCTTCGTGAGCCGCTGGATGATGCATCGCATCGAACAGCAGGCGCTGGCCGAGAGCGTGTTTGCGTGCGCCGACTATCTGCTCGCGCGCGCCGCGTTCTACGACCTCGACAACGATCTCGACGAGTGTTATCGCAATCTGGTCGACAAGCAGATCGCCGCGGTGGACCGTCAGGAGGCCGCGCGCGACATCGTGCTGCGCAACCTGCCCAAGTTGAAGAGCGGCAAGCTCGAACCGCGTCGCGCGATGCTGTTCAATCTGTTCATCAATACCGTCGACCTGCACGAGCTGTTTGTCGGCGCGCATACCGATTACTCGCTGGTGCGCAATACCTTCGGCGGTTCCGATCTGCTGGTGTTTTACCGCGACCTGATTCGCAAGGCGGCCGCCGATCTCGAGGAGATCGGGCTCGCGGTGCTGCAAAACCATCCGCCGCGCCAGCGCTCGAACGTCAAGGCGGAATTGCGCGCGATCGAGTTCGAGATCGAGTTGATGCGCAAGCATGATTTGCCGCGCAAGAATCCCGAGGCGTATTCCGCGGTGTCGGCAAATTTCCGGCGCATCTGGAGCGCTACGCGGCTGATCGACAAGATGCGCAAGAGCCTGTCGAGCGATCCCAGCACCGGCGAAACCGAATTGCGCCTCGACCAGGCGCTCAATCGCTTCGTATCGAGCCGGCGTGTGCCGTTCGGGCAGATCTTCTCGAACCTGACCATGGCCTCGCCGAGTTTCCGGCACGCGTTGCGCGTGACGATCGCCGTCGCCGTGGGGTTCTGGCTCGGCCGTTTGCTGCCGCTCACCAACGCGTACTGGATCGTGATGACTACCGTCATCATTCTGAAGCCCGGTTATTCGCTGACCAAGCAGCGTAATGGACAGCGGATCGTCGGCACGTTGATCGGCTGCGCGGTGAGTATCGCGCTGATGATCTTCGTGAAAGATCCGCACATTCTGCTGGTGGTGATGTTCGCGTCGATGGTGATGAGCTACAGCCTGCTGCTGTTCAATTACACGGCTAGCGTGGTGTTCACGTCGTCGTATGTGCTGCTGATGTTCCATCTGCTTGCGCCGGGCAGCATGCGTATTATCGGCGAACGCGCGATCGACACGGTGGTCGGCTGCGCGATCGCGATTGCGGCGAGCCATCTGTTCCCGTACTGGGAATACCGTTTGATGGGCAAGCTCGTCAATACGATGATCGGCGCGACGCGGCAGTATCTGGAAGCGAGCTGGTGGTGGAGCGGTAAGCCGGCGGCGGCCGTGGTAGCGACCGTGACCGAAGCCGGCGCGCGTGCGCCGGCGGCGGCGATGGCGGATCCGGCGATCGAGTCGGGTCAGCCGGTGGTAGCGGCCAAGGCGGCGGCGACCGCGCTCGACCGCGACTATCGCTATCGGCTGGCGCGCAAGAACGTCCACGTGGCGTTTGCCAATCTCGGGCAGGCATTCCAACGCATGATGCTTGAGCCGAAGTCCGCGCAGAAGTTCGTGCCGGAATTGAATGGCCTGCTGGTACGCAGCCATGTGCTCGCGTCGCAGATTACGGCGGCGGCGCCGTTGCTGCGCACGTCCGCGCAGCAGCATGTGGAAGGTGTTTCGCTCCAGCCATTGCAGCGCGCGCTGAGCGTGGTCCGCGACAATTTGACCGAGGCTGAAGCCGGAACAGCGCCGCCCGCCGATCAGAGCGAGCAGATCAAACTGCTGAACCGCGAACTGGATGCAATGGTGGTCGATACCGAGAAGTCGACGGATGTTTCAGCCGACGCGGTGCATGACATGAAGCTGCTTGCGCATCAGTGCAAGCAGATGCTGGCGGCAGCGGCGCTGATTCGCAAGGATGCGAGCGTGATCCGGCTGCCGGAAGAGTGA
- a CDS encoding LysR family transcriptional regulator, protein MDYFAAVRAFVCAAELQSFSKTAVEMAVKTSTISRYVSALENDLGIALFNRSTRGLVLTEGGRLFREHAMVALQALDDARQVTSSLNLTPQGVLRVTMPSAFGRRHIVPHLPAFMTRYPDIDLDMVSTDETLNMIEVGIDLAIRIGALSDSSLMAKRIAPHRRIVCGSPAYLQRSSTPNVPEDLSAHDTLRLSLLPDDTWSFTRRANAKRSSEQTQVPVQLQGRLRADDSEAVLELAVAGCGLALLPTWLASTALREGRLLHVLPEWEARTGRAEPAIWAVYPPKKIVSSKVRAFVAYYAEVIGEPPYWDDGLALELQT, encoded by the coding sequence ATGGATTATTTTGCCGCAGTACGGGCCTTCGTTTGCGCAGCGGAACTGCAGAGCTTCAGCAAGACGGCCGTTGAAATGGCAGTCAAGACGTCGACCATTTCACGCTACGTGAGTGCGCTAGAAAACGATCTGGGCATTGCCCTGTTTAACCGGTCGACGCGCGGGCTCGTCCTGACGGAGGGCGGTAGGCTGTTTCGTGAGCACGCCATGGTTGCCCTACAGGCGCTCGATGACGCGCGGCAGGTCACGTCGTCACTGAATCTCACACCGCAAGGCGTGCTGCGCGTCACGATGCCCTCGGCATTCGGGCGCCGGCATATCGTGCCGCACCTGCCGGCGTTCATGACGCGCTATCCCGACATCGACCTCGATATGGTATCGACCGACGAAACGCTCAATATGATCGAAGTCGGCATTGATCTGGCGATCCGTATCGGTGCGCTGTCCGATTCGTCGTTGATGGCGAAACGCATTGCTCCGCATCGTCGTATCGTGTGCGGCAGCCCGGCGTATTTGCAGCGTAGCAGCACGCCGAATGTCCCTGAAGATCTGTCCGCGCACGATACGCTTCGTCTGTCGCTGTTGCCGGACGACACATGGTCGTTCACGCGCAGGGCCAATGCAAAGAGGTCGTCAGAGCAGACGCAAGTGCCGGTGCAATTGCAGGGGCGCTTGCGCGCAGACGACTCCGAAGCTGTGCTGGAACTCGCCGTGGCCGGCTGCGGCCTTGCGCTTCTACCGACGTGGCTCGCGTCCACGGCTCTGCGCGAAGGGCGTCTGCTACACGTACTGCCTGAATGGGAAGCGCGCACGGGACGCGCCGAACCCGCGATCTGGGCAGTCTATCCACCGAAGAAAATCGTCTCGTCGAAGGTACGTGCCTTCGTGGCTTACTACGCCGAGGTGATTGGCGAGCCGCCGTACTGGGACGACGGACTCGCACTGGAGCTTCAGACTTAA
- a CDS encoding alpha/beta fold hydrolase, protein MPTPSKLLFLPGASGNTEFWRPLANQLTISGSKVILGYPGFGQEPSVPDVNNFDDLVRTVVSHIDQPTALIAQSMGGVIAVLAALEKPERVTHLVLTVTSGGIDMNGLGAQDWRHGFVGANSSLPDWFVSFKSDLTPELRGMSQPVLLLWGDADPFSPVAVGQRLFELLPDARLHVVSGGNHDLANVHAQQLAPIVDAHLLRT, encoded by the coding sequence GTGCCAACACCATCGAAACTGCTCTTCCTGCCAGGCGCTTCGGGCAATACCGAGTTCTGGCGGCCGTTGGCGAATCAGCTAACTATTAGCGGCTCCAAGGTCATCCTGGGCTATCCGGGATTTGGCCAGGAGCCTTCCGTTCCAGACGTCAATAATTTTGACGACCTCGTCCGAACGGTGGTGTCCCACATTGACCAGCCGACTGCTTTAATCGCTCAATCGATGGGCGGGGTCATCGCTGTTCTGGCAGCATTGGAAAAGCCGGAGAGGGTCACTCATCTGGTTCTGACAGTCACATCCGGCGGGATCGACATGAATGGATTAGGCGCACAGGATTGGCGCCACGGATTCGTTGGGGCCAACTCATCGCTGCCGGATTGGTTTGTGTCTTTCAAGTCGGATTTAACGCCTGAACTGCGAGGCATGTCTCAACCGGTTCTTTTGCTCTGGGGAGATGCGGATCCGTTCAGTCCGGTCGCAGTCGGCCAGCGACTTTTTGAATTGTTGCCGGATGCGCGGTTGCATGTGGTCTCTGGTGGCAATCATGATCTGGCGAATGTTCATGCACAACAACTTGCGCCGATTGTTGACGCGCACTTGTTGCGGACTTAA